A genomic window from Coccinella septempunctata chromosome 9, icCocSept1.1, whole genome shotgun sequence includes:
- the LOC123320352 gene encoding uncharacterized protein LOC123320352, with product MLDADGAASSQPSSRGRSPSSEVRVSWVYELNKQELIEKLKTYNVTVSETDSVDNLRKTLVKKLRGKNETFTKKELYRCDMSDFNKISFTLNKDNWEVFIERLELIFECQCIPPERQSAELLTRVCQETFMLFRNLTSPKKAKDLSYTDLVNIMNSHLHPKPSEISERNKFYATKQLPSESIHTFLTKLKERSFYCNFKDLDIALRDQFVFGLINHETKVELFRQENLTFQSAVKIAEDREAAIKNSLSMKSADAVSEDTIFYMNKAGSKYSNHQQYRGRGSGNAEGKFKSSQPNNAAAASTSKDQSQKLIRDNRQRQHDNRSSNYRREDRNGSRRSNVSNNSQVHITSKTRNNNKCYCCGGFNHFAKDCKLRWKTCNYCNVKGHIDRACLKKQNGINLVNDNLLENEDLDSSDLDFYYMQQNDFTEFQKKR from the exons ATGTTGGACGCAGATGGTGCTGCAAGTTCTCAACCTAGTTCCAGAGGAAGAAGTCCATCCAGTGAAGTGAGAGTGAGCTGGGTGTACGAACTTAACAAACAAGAACtaattgaaaaactaaaaacgtATAACGTTACTGTGAGTGAAACTGATAGTGTTGATAACTTACGAAAAACGCTCGTCAAAAAACTtcgtggaaaaaacgaaactttcACAAAGAAGGAACTATACCGGTGCGACATGTctgattttaataaaataagTTTTACCCTAAACAAAGACAATTGGGAAGTTTTTATCGAAAGACTAGAATTAATTTTCGAGTGTCAGTGTATTCCGCCGGAAAGACAAAGTGCAGAACTGTTAACAAGAGTTTGTCAAGAGACTTTCATGTTGTTTCGCAATTTAACTTCACCAAAAAAGGCTAAAGATCTTTCCTACACTGATTTAGTTAATATCATGAACTCTCATCTTCATCCAAAGCCTTCAGAAATTTCCGAAAGGAATAAATTCTACGCCACGAAACAATTACCTTCGGAATCGATACACACATTCCttacaaaattgaaagaaagatctTTTTATTGTAATTTCAAGGACCTTGATATTGCTCTTCGTGATCAATTTGTATTTGGACTTATAAATCACGAAACAAAAGTGGAATTATTTCGTCAAGAAAATCTAACATTTCAAAGTGCGGTGAAGATAGCGGAGGATCGAGAAGCAGCTATAAAAAATTCCTTATCAATGAAGTCCGCAGATGCTGTGTCTGAAGATACAATTTTTTACATGAATAAGGCTGGTTCAAAATATTCCAATCATCAACAATACAGAGGAAGGGGAAGCGGAAACGCAGAAGGAAAATTCAAATCTTCGCAACCAAACAACGCAGCCGCGGCTTCCACTTCCAAAGACCAGAGCCAGAAACTCATCAGAGACAATAGACAAAGACAACACGATAACAGGAGCAGTAACTACAGACGAGAAGACAGAAACGGCAGCCGTAGGTCGAATGTGTCAAACAATTCTCAggtacatataacctcaaaaacgcgtaataataataaatgttatTGTTGTGGTGGATTTAATCATTTCGCAAAAGACTGTAAACTTAGGTGGAAAACTTGTAATTATTGTAATGTAAAAGGTCATATTGATAGAGCATGTCTAAAAAAACAAAACGGAATTAATTTAGTCAATGACAACTTattagaaaatgaagatttggatAGTTCTGATTTAGATTTTTATTATATGCAGCAAAACGATTTTACTGAATTTCAG aaaaaacggTAG